In Cyclobacteriaceae bacterium, the DNA window AACAAATAACCGAACATGCGTTTTAACTTCATTCGTTTATCTGAACTGCTTTCCAGGTATTTCTTAAACGTTGCTGCTAATTTTTTATGCCCGATGGCCGGCAGACTTGCGGGCAACACTTTCTGTATTTTCTTTTCAGCCACATAGGCTGCTTCCAGATGATAGGCGAGAATCTCGTTGAGGTTGTTAAGCTGTTTCATGATGAATGTTTTAAATGCTGTTGTTGATGCCTTTGATTCACTACCATTTTCCCTTTGACATTTTCTTTTCCTGCAGTGCTTTGGAAAGAATAAATAATACGCCTTCAATGATGAAGGGAATTCCATATACCATCGCGGTGAAGCGGTCATCGCGCGAGAAGTGGAAGGCCATCATCAGGAAGCCGGCAACGATCATGATGGAGCCGCCCTTGTCGGGCTGCAGCCAGGCGATACCATAACCGGCCAGTGCAAACAGGACAAAGGACAGGAATATGTAAAAGACGAACTGGACATTTTCATATAATCCATCCAGTCCTTGCAGGAATGTAAACCCGATAAAGATACTGGCGGTTACAAGGCCCATGATGCGGGCCGACCATTTAGCAAAAACAGCGGGAGTAAAATGAGTGTGCATCTTTTTATTTTTTTATTTCTTAACCGGATCGGGAGATAAAGCAGATTTCTTCTTTTCGTTCTGTGTTGAATCACCAAAAAGAATTCTGACCGACGGTGTATAGGTATCGCTGTACTGACCGCTACGGATATTCCAGATGAACGCAATGAGAAAACCAACAGCAATGATAAGACTGATGAAGATGAGCGGAATGATGATGTCCATATTCGTATCAGTAAGAATGCTCAAACTGGTAATTGCGGAAGCGCTCGAAAGCTGCCATGTCAAGCTCCTCACGATGATTGGGATGCGCAATATCTATCAGTGCTTTGGCGCGCTGTCGCATGTTCTTGCCATGGAGATACGCAGTTCCATATTCCGTAACGATATAGTGTGCATGCGCGCGCGTGGTTACCACTCCTGCACCTTGCTTTAGGAAAGGAACAATACGAGAGATTCCTTTCATAGTCATGGAGGGTAGCGCAATGATCGGCTTTCCACCTTCTGATAGGGCAGCCCCGCGGATGAAATCCATTTGCCCTCCGACGCCCGAGTAGTGATAGGTGCCAATCGAGTCCGAGCATACCTGACCCGTGATGTCCACTTCGATTGCGCTGTTAATGGCTGTTACCTTCGGGTTCTGACGTATTACCGAAGTATCATTAACGTAGTCAATACCGAGCACCGCGATCGAAGGGTTATCATGAACGTGCTGGTATAAATTCTTACTTCCAAGAATGAAAGACGTAACGGACTTTCCCCGATGTTTTTTCTTATGCTGGTTGGTGATGACACCTCTTTCCAGTAAGGGAAGGACGCCGTCCGAAAACATTTCGGTGTGCAGGCCGAGCTCTTTGTGGTTGGTAAGGCTTGCCAACACTGCGTCGGGTATTGATCCAATCCCGGTCTGAAGCGTTGCACCGTTCTCTACCAGTTCAGCGCAGTTCATCCCGATGCGTCCTGAAATCTCGCTTCTTTCTCCCGGAAATACTTCGGTAAGGTCTTCTTCGGCCCATACCATGGCGGAAAACTTCCGACTGTCGACGATGCCGTCTCCCCAGGTGCGTGGCATTCGCGGATTGACCTGTGCAATGACGATCGGTGCGGCCTCTACGGCGGCCATCGCTATGTCAACCGATGTCCCTAACGAACAGAATCCATAGGTGTCAGGTGGCGAAACATGAATGATGGCCACATCGAGTGGTAATATTTTTTTTCGGAACAGGGAGGGTATCTCGCTTAAGAACACCGGTACATAATCAGCGCGACCATCGTTGACAGCTTCGCGAATATTTTCGGAAACAAATAATGAGTTGATGCGGAAGCTTGAGCGATAAGCCTTGTCGGCGATGGTCACGCGGCCTTGGAGGCTGATGCTTACTATTTCAACACCTGAAAAATTCGATGCACTATTTGCAAGTGCGTCCAGCATGATATGAGGTGTTGCGGCACCACCATGAACGAACACGCGGTTTCCGGACTTGATCAGTTCAATAGCTTTTTCTGCTGTAGTATACATAGTGTGACGAATTTGATGGATCATGTTTGTCGATTCAGTTTCCGGGAAGCGATGTATCGGACGGCCATCGTAGAATAGACGACCACGCTGATGGATGATATCGGCATGAGAATCGCGGCGACGAGCGGCGTCAAATTACCCGTGATAGCAAACGAAAGTGTGATGGCATTATAAAAGAAGGATAGTGCGAACCCTGACCTAAGAACATTCCTGGAAGTGCGCGCGAAGTCAAGGAATGTGTCGAGAGCTCCTATCTTGTCTCCTTGCAGGATACCGTCGCTGGAAGGAGTAAAGACAGAAGTATCATCACTGATCGCAATGCCAACGTCACTCTGCTTTAAAGCGCCTGCATCATTAAGCCCGTCACCGATCATCATGACTTTTTTTCCTTGCTGCTGCAGGGAACGGATGTAGGCAAGCTTATCCATGGGGCTTTGCTGAAAGAGGAGTTCGGTATGCCTACCGAACAAACTTCTCATTTTCTGGCGGTCGGCTTCATTATCTCCAGAGAGTAGGGCGTGACACTTTGCGCCGAGACGATCGATGAGTTCTTCCATTCCGGGTCGTACCGATACGCCGATAGAGAAGTACCCGCGGAGGTTGCCATCGATGTTGATGAAGACGACCGTACTCTCTGAAAATTTTGTTTTCGTGTCAACGAAGCTGGCGGACCCGATTTTTATCGTTATACCAGTGACCTGCGCTTCAATCCCACGACCGGGATATTCCTTGAACTGTGTTACTTCGATGAAACGATTCGAGCGAATAGATCTAGAGATGAGATTGCTAAGGGGATGCGTAGAAAAGCTGGTAATGGTTTTGATCCAGTCAAGTTCTGTTGAGGAAAGGTTACCGATGAAATGAATATCCGGTTGTTTGGTATAGGTTACCGTCCCGGTTTTATCAAAGACAATTGTATCAATACCGGCAAGTCGTTCGACGACATCCGAATTTTTTAAGTAAAGATGATGACGGCCAAACACGCGCAGGTACGATCCGAACGTAAACGGTGCAGCCAGCGCCAGCGCACAGGGACAGGCAACCATAAGCACAGACGTGAGGACAAGCCACATGCGTGAGGGTTCATAGAAGTACCAGAAGATTGCCGTAACAATAGCAAGACCGAGAACGATGAAGGTAAAATAGCGTGCTGCGCGATCGATTGTTTTGCGATAGCCTCGCTCCTCCGGTTTCTGAAAAACAGGATTGTTCCATAGACTGGTAAGATGCCCCTGCGAAACCGGTTTGGTGACGATGAGTTCAACTGGCTGACCCAGTATGCGACCTCCCGCATAAATAAGGTCGCCAAGCATGGCTTTCACTGGCCGGGTTTCTCCGGTAACGAATGAGTAATCGATAAACGCTTTTTCAGAAACCAGCTCGCTGTCGGATGGCACTACTTCAAGGTTCCGTATTCGGATGCGGTCTTGCGGAGTGATCTCCTGGATCACGACTGCTTTCCATTCGTCGCCCGTTTTGCGAAGCACCGCCAGAGGAAAGTAAGAGGTGTAATCACGATCGAAAGCAAGTGTTTCATAGGTCTTGCTCTGAAACCATCTTCCGATCAATAAAAAGAAAACCAGTCCAGTGAGTGAATCAAGGTAACCGGCTCCCGAATGGGTGATGATTTCAAACAAACTTCTTAAGAACAGAGCAGCCAGTCCCAGTGCGATCGGTACGTCAATGTTGAGTTGTCGTTGTGAAAAACTTTTCCATGCATTGACAAAATAATCTCTTGCGCTAAAGAATACTACAGGAATGGATAAAGCAATATTGAGATATCCGAATACCGATCCAAAGCTTTGCTCTTCATTCCCAAGGCCGAGGTATTCAGGAAAACTAAGCAGCATTACGTTGCCAAAGGCGAAACCTGCTATGGCAAGCTTGATCAGAAGGCTCTTGTCGGTGCGCGCTTCACTGCTTGTTTTATCGGTTGAATTAATCAATGGCGCATAGCCAAGCGAGGAGAGAAGTTGTGCGAGCTGACCAGGTGTTATGAGGGAAGGATTAAAATCAACACGTGCTGTTTTAGCTGAGAAATTCACTTCAGTTCTGAGCACTCCGGTATTGATCTTGTGAAGATTTTCCAACAGCCAGATACAAGAAATGCAGTGGATAGCAGGAATATTGAAAAGTATGCGAGCAAACGAGGTTGAATCGAACTCGATGATTTTCTTTCTGACTGAAGGTTCATCCAGAAAGTAATAGGATGATTCTGTTGGGTCGCCCATTGGAACACCCGGTGTTGTGTCCATGGTATAGTAGTCACAGAGATTGTTTTCAGAAAGAATGGAGTAGACCGTTTCACACCCCGTGCAGCAGAATGGTTTATCATCCTGCCAAACAGTATCGGTATCAGCACATGGCTGTCCGCAGTGATAGCAGGCTAGCTCATTCTCTATTGCAATCTTTTCATCCACATTCTCTTCGAGATTTTTCATAGGGGGCGAAAAGAAATTTAGTTCATAACTGAAGTCCAGATGAGCGTTTTGCCATGGTTGGCAACATTCTCCGTTTTGCTTCCATACACCATGTGCGCGATCCCTTTGCGGCCGTGTGTTCCCATGGCGATCATGTCGGCGTTTGTGGCTTCAGCAAATTTCAGAATGCCCTGCTCTTCATAAAGCTGGTTGTAGATGTCGATGCTGTAGTCGGCGATCTTATATTTTTTTGCAAGACCTTCAATGCGATTGTAGGTTACTTCATCAAGGGTGAAGTTGGCTGGTGTGTTAACCCATAGAAAATGGAGATGAGCCTTAAAGAATTTCTGAAGGGCTTTGATGTTGATAAAGAAATTGGGATAGTTTTCCTGGTCGAGCGTAAAAGGGACGACGATGTTCTTGACCGGGCCTTTGTAAAAACTTTTAACGACAATAACAGGAACAGGTGAAGTACGAACAATTTTTTCGGCGTTGGATCCAACGAAATATTCTTTCAGGCCCTCCGCCCCATGAGATCCCATAACAATAAGATCGATCTTATTTTTCTTTACATAGGAAAGAATGGATTTGGAGGGCGCGCCGAACTCGACTGAAAATTCGCAAGGGACTTGGTCGGGATTGCAATTGGCGGTAAGCTTATCGTAATTGGCTTTTGCTTTGCCGGCCATTTCGCGCCGGAGGGGCGCGCCGAATGCCTGCACCGGTGTGAGCGCGGAGTTGGGCATCGCTGGAAGCTCGATCACATGAACAACGTGAACTTTACCTCCCGAAATGGCAGCAGTGTCGATGGCAAATTTAAAGGCGTTCAAAGAGGTCTTTGAAAAGTCGCTTGGCACCAGAAGGTTTTTCATTGTGTGTGTTATTTAATGATTCAAATCTATTGGAGTGTTAGCCGCAAGACCGTGACAGGAATCAAGGCCACACATGATTTAAATCAGTCTTCCTGAAAGCCTGAAAAAATAACTTGCTCCATGGATGTACATGTAACCTTTTTAGGAGCAGCCGGTTCGGTGACCGGTTCGCGTTACCTGGTGAAAGCCGGGGAATTTCAATTCCTTTTTGACTGTGGTTTGTTCCAGGGGCTCAAAGAGCTTCGACTGCGCAACTGGAATCCTATGCCTGTGGAACCGTCTACCATTAACGCGGTCATTATCAGTCATGCCCACATTGATCACTGCGGTTATTTGCCGCGGCTGGTCAGGCAAGGCTTCGATGGCCCAATCTATTGTACGGAAGCGACAGCGGATCTGCTGGAGATCATGCTCCTGGATTCGGCGCGATTACAGGAGGAGGAGGCGGCCTTTGCTAACAAGAAAGGTTATTCCAAGCATACACCGGCGGAGCCGTTGTACCGGATCGAAGATGCGCGACGCGTGGTGAAGATGGTCAAGAAATTCAAGTACAAAGAAGTCGTTGATCTTCACAAGGCGGTATCAATCGTCTTCCATGATGCGGGACATTTGCTTGGATCAGCGATCACTGAAGTATTCATTCAGGGAACTTCGTTGAAAAAGAAAATTGTTTTTTCGGGAGATATTGGCCGCTACCACCAGGACATTATGCATTCACCGCAGGCGATCAGCGAAGCGGATGTTCTCTTTATCGAGTCAACTTACGGCAATCGTAATAATCCTGCCGTGAATCCCGAGGAGGTGCTGGCTAGAATTGTAAATGATACTGTCAATCATGGTGTATTGTTAATTCCTGCTTTTGCCGTGGGACGAACACAGTCATTATTATATTATCTACGCAAGCTGATCCATGAAAACAAGATACCGGATGTGCCGGTGTACATCGACAGCCCGATGGCAATATCGGCTACCTACTTATATTATAAATTTCCAGCGTATCACACCATCCCGGTAGACCAGCAGAATTTTGCGCGGGAACTGGAAACCAACATGCTCGTGTTTGTCAAGACAGCGGAGCACTCCAAGACGCTCAATGAAATTAAAAACCGTGCGATTATTATTGCCGGCAGCGGAATGATGGACGGCGGAAGAATACTCCACCATTTATATCAACGCTTACCCAACAAGCAGGATACGGTCATGATTTCCGGATACCAGGCAGAGGGAACACGCGGAAGAAAATTAATGGAAGGGAGCCCAACCCTCAGGATCTTCCATGAAGAGATTCCTGTGAAATGCAAAGTGGAAAACATCAGTGCGCTGTCAGGCCATGCAGATAAAGAAGAATTGTTTCAATGGATGGGAAACTTTAAGAATCCGCCATCGATTACCTTCACTGTGCATGGTGAGGGAAAGGACCTGGAGCTGTATGGAGAAGCAATTCGGCAACGCATGAAGTGGAATGTGGTAAAGCCGGAATATCTTGAAACCATCCGCCTATTTGAAAATATTTGAAAGGTTGAGAGTATGAAATGAAAAAACGGCGGAGAATCATCCGCCGTTCTCTTTGTTACAATTTACTATCTGATTTATTTCTCAACGATAGTCCAGATCGGGTAATCGATGTGGTTGACTACGTCCTCGGCCACACTGCCGACAAGCAGGTGATTTAGACCGCGGCGTCCGTGTGTTGCCATGGCAACCATGTCGGCACCGATCTCGTGGGCATAGTGAATGATACCAGATGAGTAGTCGATGTCGTTCCAGATAGCCGTCGTAGTGTTCTTAAGCATGTACCGTGCTTTGAAATCCTTAAGTGCCTTGCGCGTATGAATGTCGCTGCGAAAGATAGCCGGAGTATTGACATACACAAGGTGAAGCTCCGCAGAGAAGAAATCCTGCAACTGCTTCACATTCATGATCAGTGGATCCTTTTCTTTCTGAAGTCCTGTTGGAAATACGATGGAACGGATCGAAGCCGGCTTAACGTATTGCTTGATGGCAATGACGGGTACTTTGGATTTTCGCACCACCTTTTCAGTGTTGGAGCCCACAAAAAATTCCTTTGCACCGGTGGCACCTTTGGTTCCCATGATGATGAGGTCCGCTTTCTTTTTGGTGACGTACTGGTGAAGAGTGTAGTTCACATCTCCATACTCTACGAAGGTGCTAACATGGACATCGGAATTCTTAAGCCATTTGTCTTTGAGTGCTTTGAACTTAACATTGGCCGCCGCTTTCAGGTCATCAAGCATCTCCTGCTCAAAATAAAGGGTAGGCATCAAAATAGTATCGGCTGAAACCGGTGTCTCCACTACGTGGAGCAAGAGGATTTCTCCGCCGGACATTGCCGCCACGTCTATGGCAAAGCGGAAAGCGTGAATTGCCGCATCCGAAAAATCACAGGGTACCAGTATTTTTTTCATGGTTTTGTTTTTTTTGAAATCAAATTTCATACACTACTTCTGAGACCCATATGACAATTGTCATGAGATACCTTGATTGAAATCAGTTGGTAACGTTCCAAACGTCAGGACCTTTGTACCAGGTGAAAAAGAATTTTGAAGAACAAAATCAAACGAGCTATGGAAAATAAATTGCAGGGCAAGGTTGCGATCGTCACCGGTGGCAGCTATGGTATCGGACAGGCAACAGCGATCGCATTCGCGAAGGCAGGCGCTAATGTGGTGGTGGCCGATATAGTAGAAGACATCGAGAATGTTACGCTTCGCACCATTAAGGCTGCTGGCGGACAGGCAATGTTTGTAAGCTGCGATGTATCCAATACGTCCCACGTACAGGCATTGGTTAAGAAAGCAATAGAAACCTATGGACGCATTGACTTTGCTTTCAACAACGCCGGCATTGAGGGTGCTACTGCGCTAACCCAGTTGTGTACGGAAGAAAATTGGGACAAGACCATTGCAGTGAACCTTAAAGGTGTGTGGCTTTGTATGAAGTACATGCTACCGGAGGTCATCAAAACAAAAGGTGCCGTAGTGAACTGCGCATCGATCGCGGGCCTTGTCGGATTTCAGGGCTTACCGGCCTATGTCGCAAGCAAGCATGCGGTGGTGGGGCTTACCAAGTCAGCGGCGTTAGAAAACGCCAAGCTCGGCGTGCGAATCAATGCAGTGTGTCCAGGAGTGATTAAGACGCCGATGGTAGATCGGGTAACCAGAAAAGATAAAACAGTTGAGAAGGCATATGAAGATATGGAGCCAGTAGGAAGGATGGGAACACCGGAGGAAGTGGCGGAAGTGGTGTTGTTCCTTTGCTCGGCAAAAGCATCCTTCATTACGGGTCAGGCGCTTGCTGTTGACGGGGGATGGATTGCGGCATAAGGATCATTGCGATAGTAATAAACCATCGCAGGGTTAGGGAAACTTTTGTGGTGGTTATGAAGGTGGCTTTGCCACCTTTTTTTATTTCTGAGATAAATAGAACAAACTCAAAATGACGAGTCACGAAAACTCATTATGCTTTTTCGAACAGCCATTGGCGTGGCAAGCGTTTTACTTCAGGCTGAAGCAAAAATTTCTCGATGCTTTGCCTGCGAAGAAAGTCTATGATCACTGGGATCTCATCCGCCACCACGATAAGTTCCAGATCTTCCCGTGAGATGGTGCCAGCTTCGATCATATGATCCAGGTGACGCAGCAGCTCTTCGTGAAAGGCGCGGTCAAAGATGATGATGGGGAACTGAAGGATTTTTTTTGTTTGCGTCAGCGTGACGGCTTCAAAGAATTCATCGAGTGTGCCGAATCCTCCGGGCAATACTATAAATGCAAAAGAGTATTTGATCAGGAGCGTCTTGCGTATAAAGAAGTAACGGATGGTGACCCATTTATCAAGGTAACGATTCACCGCTTGTGGAGAAGGCAGTGAAATGTTGCAACCTACCGATCGGCCTCCAACGTCTTTGGCTCCCCGGTTCGCCGCTTCCATCAGGCCCGCACCACCGCCGGTCATGACAGTGAATCCCAATTCCGCAACAGCACCGGCTAATGCGCGGGTAGAATGATAGATCGGATGATTTTCTTCAAACCGCGCCGAACCAAAGAATGTGACACATGGACCAACGAAATGCAGACGGCGAAATCCGTGAATGAATTCCATCAACACGTTCATAACAAAAGTGAGTTCTTCCCAGCGTGACTGAGGACCTTTGAGGAAGTTGATTTCGGATTTTTCGATCGTCGGTGTTTTCACGTTGCAGCAATCGCGTTATTCTTTTTCAAAGCGACCCGACAACTCACTGATGCGAATGCGGAACAGAATTGGCTTTGATCGCTTGTCTACTTCCAGTGGTGCGCGTGAAAGATCCAATCCACCGCGCGAGACAGTGTTGGTGTGCATGGGTAGCAAACGGTCGTAAAGAATGCGATAGGCTTTCTCATAAGTGGAGGCATCATTGATTTCTTCATAAGTCCCCCAGGTGATCACACTTCGCCAGTTCTCCTGGTTTTCAATCGAATCAACCTGGAAGCATACGTTTGGATTTTTGCGCATGGTGTCGATCTTATGACCGGGTTGTGATTGCGCATAAATGCAGTTGCCCTTGAATACGTAGGTAATCGGGATAATGTAGGTCTTACTCTGATCCGAGCAGCCAATGCGTCCGACGATTTCAGCGGTAAGCAGTGCTTCAATTTGGGGAGATGACAGTGTTCCGAGCATGTTGGAGAGGTTGAGGTTGAATGTTTCGTGGACGAACCGGATATTTTTCAAAGATCTTTTTTACGGTGACGTTGATCTCTTTTAATGTGAGCTGAAACGGATAGGAGTTGATAACTTTTTCCGACCATCCCCGCCAGATAATCCTGCCGGATGATACTTCGATGATATCTATGATAAAGCTTCCTTGCTGATAGTCATAGCTGAAGTGCTCGCACGGATACCAGGAAGGCAGATAGGTGTCACTGATTTCATTGTTTTGTATAAGAAGCTTCTTGTCTTCTATAACGAAATGATAATGAATAGTGAGATCGGCAGTGGAGTCCGAGTGATGATAACCGCGCGCGTTAAGTTCTCCTTCGACTGCGCGCCGGATGTGCTGGTTGCTGAACTCTGTGTATTTAAATGGATTACGTTTTTTTTCTTCCGCCGTCGCTACGGGCCATGTATAGGAATTGAAGCAGGTATAATCCATATCCACTTCACTGGTGGAGTGAATGGAAACACGTTGGCTGCAGGCAGCAAGGCTCAGGGAAAGAATCAATGCCAGCAACATTTTCATTTTTTTAGGGTTTTCCTGTGAAGGATAGTGCTTAGTCCGAAGGGCAGGTACAAGGGGCAGACGCTTACCAGGCTTGTCAAAAGAAAGATGACCGATAGTGCGATGAGTATGATCCCAACCGTGCCCGTAACGAAGCCGGCGAAATAAAGCGTCATCAGTACTATTGCGATCAAGGTGCGGAAGATTCGGTCGGTGCTGCCCATGTTTTTTTTCATAGCCATTTTCGTTTTAAGGTTTCTCGTAGGACTGTAGTAAAAATATCCGTCGGCCGGATGAGTCCAGACGGCATATGTCAGTGTCCGATCTGATTTTTGTCAGGTGTCTCACATATCAGGAAAAGCCTATGACATTGCTCAGTCACGGGCGATCATAGATGATCATTGAAATGTTTATGACCATAAGAGTTGAAAAGCAATAGATGATGATGGCAAAAGAGGATTTTTTAGTGAAGGCTTCCCAGTGAAGCTGGAATGCGTGAGAACATGAGGCGAACTGGTCATGCTCGAATTCAAACTCATCTCGGTTATCAGAAGGATCGCCAAACAGGCAAGAACTCTAAGGGAAAAAGTTTGTTCGGT includes these proteins:
- a CDS encoding pyridoxamine 5'-phosphate oxidase family protein yields the protein MLGTLSSPQIEALLTAEIVGRIGCSDQSKTYIIPITYVFKGNCIYAQSQPGHKIDTMRKNPNVCFQVDSIENQENWRSVITWGTYEEINDASTYEKAYRILYDRLLPMHTNTVSRGGLDLSRAPLEVDKRSKPILFRIRISELSGRFEKE
- a CDS encoding HAD-IC family P-type ATPase, yielding MKNLEENVDEKIAIENELACYHCGQPCADTDTVWQDDKPFCCTGCETVYSILSENNLCDYYTMDTTPGVPMGDPTESSYYFLDEPSVRKKIIEFDSTSFARILFNIPAIHCISCIWLLENLHKINTGVLRTEVNFSAKTARVDFNPSLITPGQLAQLLSSLGYAPLINSTDKTSSEARTDKSLLIKLAIAGFAFGNVMLLSFPEYLGLGNEEQSFGSVFGYLNIALSIPVVFFSARDYFVNAWKSFSQRQLNIDVPIALGLAALFLRSLFEIITHSGAGYLDSLTGLVFFLLIGRWFQSKTYETLAFDRDYTSYFPLAVLRKTGDEWKAVVIQEITPQDRIRIRNLEVVPSDSELVSEKAFIDYSFVTGETRPVKAMLGDLIYAGGRILGQPVELIVTKPVSQGHLTSLWNNPVFQKPEERGYRKTIDRAARYFTFIVLGLAIVTAIFWYFYEPSRMWLVLTSVLMVACPCALALAAPFTFGSYLRVFGRHHLYLKNSDVVERLAGIDTIVFDKTGTVTYTKQPDIHFIGNLSSTELDWIKTITSFSTHPLSNLISRSIRSNRFIEVTQFKEYPGRGIEAQVTGITIKIGSASFVDTKTKFSESTVVFINIDGNLRGYFSIGVSVRPGMEELIDRLGAKCHALLSGDNEADRQKMRSLFGRHTELLFQQSPMDKLAYIRSLQQQGKKVMMIGDGLNDAGALKQSDVGIAISDDTSVFTPSSDGILQGDKIGALDTFLDFARTSRNVLRSGFALSFFYNAITLSFAITGNLTPLVAAILMPISSISVVVYSTMAVRYIASRKLNRQT
- a CDS encoding MBL fold metallo-hydrolase — translated: MDVHVTFLGAAGSVTGSRYLVKAGEFQFLFDCGLFQGLKELRLRNWNPMPVEPSTINAVIISHAHIDHCGYLPRLVRQGFDGPIYCTEATADLLEIMLLDSARLQEEEAAFANKKGYSKHTPAEPLYRIEDARRVVKMVKKFKYKEVVDLHKAVSIVFHDAGHLLGSAITEVFIQGTSLKKKIVFSGDIGRYHQDIMHSPQAISEADVLFIESTYGNRNNPAVNPEEVLARIVNDTVNHGVLLIPAFAVGRTQSLLYYLRKLIHENKIPDVPVYIDSPMAISATYLYYKFPAYHTIPVDQQNFARELETNMLVFVKTAEHSKTLNEIKNRAIIIAGSGMMDGGRILHHLYQRLPNKQDTVMISGYQAEGTRGRKLMEGSPTLRIFHEEIPVKCKVENISALSGHADKEELFQWMGNFKNPPSITFTVHGEGKDLELYGEAIRQRMKWNVVKPEYLETIRLFENI
- the ccoS gene encoding cbb3-type cytochrome oxidase assembly protein CcoS — its product is MDIIIPLIFISLIIAVGFLIAFIWNIRSGQYSDTYTPSVRILFGDSTQNEKKKSALSPDPVKK
- a CDS encoding acetyl-CoA hydrolase/transferase family protein: MYTTAEKAIELIKSGNRVFVHGGAATPHIMLDALANSASNFSGVEIVSISLQGRVTIADKAYRSSFRINSLFVSENIREAVNDGRADYVPVFLSEIPSLFRKKILPLDVAIIHVSPPDTYGFCSLGTSVDIAMAAVEAAPIVIAQVNPRMPRTWGDGIVDSRKFSAMVWAEEDLTEVFPGERSEISGRIGMNCAELVENGATLQTGIGSIPDAVLASLTNHKELGLHTEMFSDGVLPLLERGVITNQHKKKHRGKSVTSFILGSKNLYQHVHDNPSIAVLGIDYVNDTSVIRQNPKVTAINSAIEVDITGQVCSDSIGTYHYSGVGGQMDFIRGAALSEGGKPIIALPSMTMKGISRIVPFLKQGAGVVTTRAHAHYIVTEYGTAYLHGKNMRQRAKALIDIAHPNHREELDMAAFERFRNYQFEHSY
- a CDS encoding SDR family oxidoreductase, encoding MENKLQGKVAIVTGGSYGIGQATAIAFAKAGANVVVADIVEDIENVTLRTIKAAGGQAMFVSCDVSNTSHVQALVKKAIETYGRIDFAFNNAGIEGATALTQLCTEENWDKTIAVNLKGVWLCMKYMLPEVIKTKGAVVNCASIAGLVGFQGLPAYVASKHAVVGLTKSAALENAKLGVRINAVCPGVIKTPMVDRVTRKDKTVEKAYEDMEPVGRMGTPEEVAEVVLFLCSAKASFITGQALAVDGGWIAA
- a CDS encoding TIGR00730 family Rossman fold protein, encoding MNVLMEFIHGFRRLHFVGPCVTFFGSARFEENHPIYHSTRALAGAVAELGFTVMTGGGAGLMEAANRGAKDVGGRSVGCNISLPSPQAVNRYLDKWVTIRYFFIRKTLLIKYSFAFIVLPGGFGTLDEFFEAVTLTQTKKILQFPIIIFDRAFHEELLRHLDHMIEAGTISREDLELIVVADEIPVIIDFLRRQSIEKFLLQPEVKRLPRQWLFEKA
- a CDS encoding universal stress protein, which codes for MKNLLVPSDFSKTSLNAFKFAIDTAAISGGKVHVVHVIELPAMPNSALTPVQAFGAPLRREMAGKAKANYDKLTANCNPDQVPCEFSVEFGAPSKSILSYVKKNKIDLIVMGSHGAEGLKEYFVGSNAEKIVRTSPVPVIVVKSFYKGPVKNIVVPFTLDQENYPNFFINIKALQKFFKAHLHFLWVNTPANFTLDEVTYNRIEGLAKKYKIADYSIDIYNQLYEEQGILKFAEATNADMIAMGTHGRKGIAHMVYGSKTENVANHGKTLIWTSVMN
- a CDS encoding DUF2892 domain-containing protein, which produces MKKNMGSTDRIFRTLIAIVLMTLYFAGFVTGTVGIILIALSVIFLLTSLVSVCPLYLPFGLSTILHRKTLKK
- a CDS encoding DUF4136 domain-containing protein; translation: MKMLLALILSLSLAACSQRVSIHSTSEVDMDYTCFNSYTWPVATAEEKKRNPFKYTEFSNQHIRRAVEGELNARGYHHSDSTADLTIHYHFVIEDKKLLIQNNEISDTYLPSWYPCEHFSYDYQQGSFIIDIIEVSSGRIIWRGWSEKVINSYPFQLTLKEINVTVKKIFEKYPVRPRNIQPQPLQHARNTVISPN
- a CDS encoding universal stress protein, with the translated sequence MKKILVPCDFSDAAIHAFRFAIDVAAMSGGEILLLHVVETPVSADTILMPTLYFEQEMLDDLKAAANVKFKALKDKWLKNSDVHVSTFVEYGDVNYTLHQYVTKKKADLIIMGTKGATGAKEFFVGSNTEKVVRKSKVPVIAIKQYVKPASIRSIVFPTGLQKEKDPLIMNVKQLQDFFSAELHLVYVNTPAIFRSDIHTRKALKDFKARYMLKNTTTAIWNDIDYSSGIIHYAHEIGADMVAMATHGRRGLNHLLVGSVAEDVVNHIDYPIWTIVEK